Part of the Anopheles coluzzii chromosome 3, AcolN3, whole genome shotgun sequence genome is shown below.
CACGGAAACGGGCGGGAGCGGTACGGAACACGGTCGTGCAAaaaggcacaaacacacacacgcgcgtgcgAACtctcacgaaaaaaaaaaaacgctcacgAAACCGGAGAGTGGAAGGTCCAACTATGATACACCCTTGCCTAAGCGGCACTAACTGCGTCGCATAAGGCACCGTTTGGCACAGTGTTATTTTTATCCTAATCACGCTAATTGCTTGCAAAGACGCACAGCACAATCGATAACCGCAGCAAGGGAGAATGTTCTGATCAAAGTAACCACGGTATTCACTGCACTTAAATTTCACTGTAATTCCACCACGAACCGGAAACTGAGCCAGCAGCTGGCAAACAGCGTTTGTTTACccagtgtttgttttgctccgaTGTGACTCAATGGCGctcgtgctctctctctctctctttctcttcccctTCGTACACGTCAAATCTAATGTGAGGTGTGTTGGCAAGTGGCCCGCAGGCAAGGGTACGATCGGTGTATCGAAATTTTTCAGCACGCGCGCGCTCCCGACGTGTTGCTTGACTGAACGAACCGAACCCGCTGAGTGTACTGGCGAAATATGGTCGGCCGCGGTTGTGTTTTGAGTGTTGAGTGGACGTATGCCGTGCCGTGAGTACTTGCAGGGGTTGAGCTACTACGGGTGAACCAgtgagcaaaaaaacccaaactaCTTCGTACAAAAAAGGCAACGGTTACTATGCCCACACAGGTATGAGCCGGTCGTGCGTCTACTGCGGTGTGTTGCGCCCCTCTTTTTCAACACGTGTGTGCGTGGAAGCATCACTCATCCGATAAGAGGGGGTTTCTCCGGTATGCTAATTTTACGATGCTGCTTTTGCCCACCGTATGTTCCGGGGTGTCGTTAACTCTTGTCTGTCCAGCCCACGCCCACAACGCTGTCCTGTGGCAAATCCCCCAGTCTTCTGGAGACACTGTTTTGGTTAAGAAATTCCCAAACGTCACGACTCCTCACTAAAAACCGCTACTCGTGCTTTTTCCCCAAAAAATTACTCATCGCCCAAATCCTCCAAGGTATACATTTCTCAGGTGACCGTGAACCGGCGTTCAGCCTTCACGCGTGGTCACACGTCGCTAAAGTCGTTGTGGGAAGAAACATTTCGCCTGTAAAAACTATTTCCAACTACACTGCATTCTTTCCACGATGTTAaacagatgtttttttttgcgttggaATTTCACATTTATTATGTCTTGCTTTCTGGTTACAGCTTAAGTCGACACACGTGTTAGGAGATCGTTTTGTTGGGGGGAGGGAGACATTGTGGCATTGGGACAACCTCTCATCGTCATCCGATCACATCACCCGCACAGTAGTACAGTTTTGTCACACTTCCTTCGGCAAATATTCGCAGCATAAACTCTGCCTCCTGCTGGGGCTTCCAGGTGTGCGGAACTACGACGTATCTACCGGGCGGGAGCTTGTATCGGCCCACAACTTCACGCGTCGTCTCGAAATTGGCTTCCGTCTCTACGGGCATGACATTATCGAAGAACGATTTGGGTAAGGATCGGTTCCCGGTAAGCACATGATCGGGAATGGGGAAGACAAGCAGTCTCAATGACAAAAAGCTGGTCCCTTTCGCACGGTGATGCTTCTGCATGAGTCCAATCGTAACGCTGATTCGTGGATCATCTTCATGCCCTTCATGGTGCGCTAACTTCAGAACGTACTGTGGATTGCTCCAGAAACTATTCTCATCCGATCCACCTGCTGTGGCGGAACGTCTCCACTCGCCCATCTCGGTCACCATTTCCCAAGGATAGCGAGCCTTCAGTTCCTTCCCCATATCACCCGGACACTGATAGCACACGCTGACGTCATCAAAATGATGCACGAAATCCTCAAAATTCATCCAAAACTCGCCATCCTCCTTAACAATGTTCAGCTCTTCCATCTTCTCGTCCCGCACCATGATCCACTCGAGCGAATGATCGCCCCAGGCACCGCTCCACTCACCCCTGCCCCAGGGATTGCGCACACAGATCAACCTCACATCGACCGCATTTCCCGCCCCAAAGTCCAGCATGTGCAGGGTCGCATCTAGCCTGGTGACCTTCGTCACGGAGTACTCGTGTTGCGGCACCAAGTTGACGCTTTGCACCCGTTCTCTCTCATTACCGTTAATGCCCGCTGTTATGAGTGATCGGCGAGCCAGGTTGCTTTCCAGCCGTTCGAACAGATCGTCCGGTTCGTTGCCTTTTAGCCGGTAGAACTCGGTAATGCCTCCGGTAAGATCCACCATACCTTCGCGCCCCGTACCACTGTCCAGGGCTTCGTACGAACCGTGCAGTTTGGCGTACGCTTTCTCCAACAGTGCGCCCCAGAATTCGTCCTTCTCGGAGGAGCTGATGAAGAGGAGCTGATTGTTCTTGTCAACCGGCAAACGATCGTCCACTATAACCTCCACCCATTGGCCATACTGCCAGAAGCGAAAGTGAAACAGCCCCGCATAGTGATCGGCCTCGAACTGTCCATTGTCCAGCAGGACGACACGCTCGAACAGCTCCTGATGGGAGGTGAGCGCGGAACAGGACGATATGAACCAGCAGTTACCGATGATGCCCTGGCGCACGTCGAACCGTGAGAAGCCCTCGGTGACAAACTTGGGCGAAGGAACAATTTCGCCCGGCCGTTTCCATTCGAATTCACGCTCTCCTTTCTTGGGAGGATTTGAGTGGTAGATCGAGAAGTTGTTTGCGGGAAATTCGGGATCCTCAAAAAGGGTGCCTTCCGCCAGGCAGCGATCACGAAGTGCTTGGAAGTCTTTCACTGTCGGTTGATTCTGAAAACGATTGGACAAATTTAGGCAACACAAACTTAACCGatgctttcctttttcttacCTCGAATGCATCAATATCCGTGTTTGATCTACAATCACTTTCCGAAGCGATGGAACTAGATGAGCGATCGTGATCGCTATCATCCTCCGCCGACCCTAACCACCAGCTAATGAAATGCATCGCACGAACTGGCGCAAAGTGTCGTGCTGGTCTGAAATTCCACACGCAACACCTTTCCAGCGACTAAACCGCATCCGTACGGGCTGAAGGCGTTTTTAAAGGCATGAGCCTCCGTTTTATCTCATCGCGTGCCTTCATTATACAAGTGCCAGACAGCAACAATCTGGTTGAattctttgtttttacttttttactcACTTCTTAGCCATTCGCAGTGGGGGAATGTCCCGCGTCTTCGAAACTGGTTTAGCACGCTTACATTGCCGTACTGTGAACTATCACTTCGGGGGATTTGGAGGGGAGCAATGGAGCGGATTGCCTTACGGACAGGTGCAATTCCAGCAAACAGGGTAAATCCTAAAGTTGAATTAGTTTGACACAAAATCGTATAATCGCGTCTCGCCATCACCCGTGGACGAGGGAGTGTCGTCGAATCATGTGGAATGGGCATTTGAAGAGTTCTATTCTACCTCATTGCTAGCTTAATACGGATTCTTGAGGAGGCTGTGTATAATCGATGAGCACTTGGACAAGGTGAGTGACAAAAAGCCTTCAATTTACACTTACTGTCCTCATTTTGACATGTTAATCAGTTCCCATGGAATTGTCATAATCTATGAACAAGTTCGTTGTGGGTtcaaaaatcgcaaaacaaATACCCTGCTACGAGAGAACTAATCAGATAATTTAAGACATGTTTAATACGAAGTGAGAGAAGGTTGAGATTATCAACAGATAACACAATAATTGATGTGTTAATTTAAAGAACTTACTGTCACGCTTCGATTACTTTACTTCACATTGATGACCTCTGAGGATATATCTTGAAGAAAAGAATGATCCAACAGATATATACGGCTTCAAATGTCGCTCGGCAGCAAAGGACGTATTTTCTGAATTTCCTTGGTTTTCACTGTGACTTTGGAGGAATAGATTTGAGATGTCCAAGCACTACTCCACAACAAAGACGACATTGCCGTTCGCAAGCAAACGAGCCTTGCCTACTGCGTTAAATTGTTCTTCAATTTGCTCATTACGGTCATAAACGTCAAACGGTACAACCAGTCGGCATTGGGTGGTAAAATAcatcaacacaacacaaaggAGGGTTTACATTCACGGTTTGTTTgtcattatttgtttattagtCAGTTATGATAAGATTCCTTACAACattctttctatctctctctctgtctccttCTCCCTCATGCTCGCTCCCTCTTTCATTGGTGAGCGGGTGGTTTCCTTTCTGGATGGGGGGTTTCGGCATAATGTATGTACGGCTC
Proteins encoded:
- the LOC120959626 gene encoding calpain-B-like, translating into MHFISWWLGSAEDDSDHDRSSSSIASESDCRSNTDIDAFENQPTVKDFQALRDRCLAEGTLFEDPEFPANNFSIYHSNPPKKGEREFEWKRPGEIVPSPKFVTEGFSRFDVRQGIIGNCWFISSCSALTSHQELFERVVLLDNGQFEADHYAGLFHFRFWQYGQWVEVIVDDRLPVDKNNQLLFISSSEKDEFWGALLEKAYAKLHGSYEALDSGTGREGMVDLTGGITEFYRLKGNEPDDLFERLESNLARRSLITAGINGNERERVQSVNLVPQHEYSVTKVTRLDATLHMLDFGAGNAVDVRLICVRNPWGRGEWSGAWGDHSLEWIMVRDEKMEELNIVKEDGEFWMNFEDFVHHFDDVSVCYQCPGDMGKELKARYPWEMVTEMGEWRRSATAGGSDENSFWSNPQYVLKLAHHEGHEDDPRISVTIGLMQKHHRAKGTSFLSLRLLVFPIPDHVLTGNRSLPKSFFDNVMPVETEANFETTREVVGRYKLPPGRYVVVPHTWKPQQEAEFMLRIFAEGSVTKLYYCAGDVIG